DNA from Desulfarculus baarsii DSM 2075:
GCGCATCGAGTTCCTGCGCGGCCCGCAAGGGGTCATCTACGGCAAAAACGCCATGGGCGGCGTGCTCAACGTGATCACCAGGGATGTGGGCAACGAGGTGGCCGGCGAGGTCAGCGCCTACCTGGAGGAGCGCAATGCCTACAAGGCGGGTTTCTGGGTCCAGGGTCCGGTTGTCGACGACAAGCTGGCCTTGTACGCCTCGGGGTCGTTCGACGCCACCGACGGATGGATCACCGACCACACGCCCGGCGGTGAAGAGCACTGGGACGGCCAGAAAAACCAGCACGTCTTCCTCAAAGGCGTGGCCACCCCCTGCGACGCCTTCAAGGCCACGGTGCAATACAGTTTTGACAACACCCACGCCCACAACGCCCCGTTCATCGTGGGCCGAGACATCACCCACGACGTGACCACCGGTTTCCACGACCCGTATTTCAAAACCGACTCCCACAACGCGGCGCTGAAGATGGATCTGGCCATGTCGCCTTTCGACCTGACCGCCATCAGCACCCTACGCGACACCCACACCAAATCACATCAATACTTCGGGCTGCCCACTTCGGCTGGTTTTGACGATATCCAGGAGCGGGTCTTCACCCAGGAAATCCGCCTGGCCTCGGCGAAGCGGGACAGTCGGCCGGACGCCTTTTCCTGGTTGGTGGGAGGCTTTTTCTCGGTGGAAAACCTCAAGCGCGACACCACGGGCTATTACTACGACCTCAGCGCATATGGCTACGGCATGGTCAATTACGACTATCCCACCAACTTTGACACCAACACCTACGCCCTGTTCGGCGAAATCACCGTGCCGCTTTTCTTCAAGGGCCTTTCCATGGCCCTTGGCGTGCGCTACGAAAACGTGAACACGACCATGGATCACCGCTACGAAGAGACCTCCCGCGAAACCGGGGCGTATTACGCCGACCCCATCGCCTACACCGTGGACGACGCCTGGGACAACCTGCTGGGCAAGATCGCCATGCAGTACCAACTTTCCGAAGACGTCATGCTCTACGGCTCCATCGCCCAGGGCTACACCCCCGGCGGATTCAACTATCTGGAAAACGACAAAAACTACGCCGCCTTCGACGAGCAAAAATCCATCGATTATGAATTGGGCTTCAAGTCGATGCTCTTTTCCCGTCGCTTGATGCTAAACCCCAACATTTTCTATTCGGAATACAAAGACCTCCAGGTGTCCCAGGAAGTCGAAAGCATGCATTTCATCGTGACCAACGCCGGCAAGGCTCACGCCCTTGGCTTGGAGCTGGACTACAACTGGCTGGTCTTCAAGGGGCTCAACGTCCACGGCGGCGTGGGCGTCATCCAGGCCGTATATGATGAATTC
Protein-coding regions in this window:
- a CDS encoding TonB-dependent receptor, with product MNAKLSFLIKVGLMAVTLCATGHGPARAAQDVTSLQAISVTAQKLEQNEQDVPVPMSVITEAEIADLNIRSFSDLSYTMPNLQFLSSGRPGGGYFNFRGLGMFGMSVISERSPVVIYYDGIAWDGRFALGADFGNVERIEFLRGPQGVIYGKNAMGGVLNVITRDVGNEVAGEVSAYLEERNAYKAGFWVQGPVVDDKLALYASGSFDATDGWITDHTPGGEEHWDGQKNQHVFLKGVATPCDAFKATVQYSFDNTHAHNAPFIVGRDITHDVTTGFHDPYFKTDSHNAALKMDLAMSPFDLTAISTLRDTHTKSHQYFGLPTSAGFDDIQERVFTQEIRLASAKRDSRPDAFSWLVGGFFSVENLKRDTTGYYYDLSAYGYGMVNYDYPTNFDTNTYALFGEITVPLFFKGLSMALGVRYENVNTTMDHRYEETSRETGAYYADPIAYTVDDAWDNLLGKIAMQYQLSEDVMLYGSIAQGYTPGGFNYLENDKNYAAFDEQKSIDYELGFKSMLFSRRLMLNPNIFYSEYKDLQVSQEVESMHFIVTNAGKAHALGLELDYNWLVFKGLNVHGGVGVIQAVYDEFKENVGADVVDYSDKNMPNTPEFTANIAISYRHQCGFVGTADFRQIGATYLSKDNSDHFKRDSFSLLGGKIGWEFASGLSAYAYVRNLLNEDYFTEASEEYNIFMVGEPRTFGVQLSYGF